Genomic window (Roseateles sp. XES5):
GGCAAGGTGGGCTTCAGCATCATGTATTGCGAGCGGTGCTCCACTTCCACTAGCCGGAAGTTCGATGACCAGAGGTTCCGTGAAACCAGCGCAATGCTATTCCAAAGCCCTCACTCCCCTATCAAGGCATGTATCCCCGCGCCAGTAAGGCACATTTGCACGCGCTCCCCATCGATGATGAACCGCGCCTCGCAGCGAGAATGAAATAATTTCAATCGTGGGGATCAGATTTCTGAGGGGGGTGCCGACGCAATCGACAGCAATTCCGTCGTCCGATTTTCTCCGTGGCGAAAACCCTGCATGCTCCTTCAGCCATCGAAGCCAACGACCACAGACGATCCTGATCGTGTTGGGGCGGCTCCAAAATCCGTTGATCCGGTTCTCGGACACGCTGATCAGCCCCATTCGCAAGGCATCCCGAATGGCATACCGCGCTGTTGTGCATCCGACGCCAGCGCGTGCGGCGATCTCAGGGAGAGACATATTCGATCTTCCACGGTCCATCACCGCTCGGGCAATGACCGAAAGCACGGCAAGCTTGCTGATTGTCAACCTTCCGGCGATGCAAGTCGGGATGATGCAGTTTTTGGCGAGCGAGCGGCGGCGCACCCAGGATGCAGCTCGCCTGTCTGCGGGAATTGACGGGCGTCGGTGAACCGGCTTGGCCGTCGTCGGTCTTAGATGACCAATCGGATCGCCCAGACGCCAAGGTTGCGCGCGGATCGCGCGCCGCTGATGCTCGATGACCGGGGCTAGATATGCCATCTCGCGGTCGTCTACGAGCCCCTCCCCATTCAGTATCCAGGCGGATTTCGCGCAGTCGTCAATCTGCTGGAGGGTGCGCGCGGCGAGTAGGCGCGACAATAGGTTCGGCCCGTAGGCCGCTGGTGATGCAACAAGCATTTTCTCTCCTCGTTGTGGTCAGCGGAGAGAAATCCAGGACGCAGGACGCACGTATTCGTGGCAAGAATTAACTTGCAGCGGCCTCATCAATGTGCGAAAAAATCATTGGCTATAAGACTTTTGCGCACATCTCCGTGTGTCACTGAACCCGTCTCTCCGAGGCGGGTTTTATTTTGTCTACGGCATGAAACCTCCCTGGCTCATTCGCCCACAAGGCGAGTCACCAAGTTAATTATAATTTACTCGCCGGACAAACATAATCAGCGGCTGCCGCGAAAACGCCGCTTTTCACTCGTGGAAAGGTTGAGCGAGACATTCGGCCGGGGGAATCACACCCGTCCGTTCCGACATCGCCTTGCCCGACTTCGCACTGGCGAGCGCGCATGCAGGCAAAGCAAACCCGCACCACAACGACGCGAAACCGTCGTGCCGGTGACCGGAAAGGATGACCGCAAATGGCCAGTGAAAGTGCTGTAGAGCTTGTGCAATTCCTCGCAGACGAATTAAGGCGCCGCGACACCAAACCTCATGAATTTGCCGAACTGACCGGCATTGCTGAAGAGCGATTGGAGCTTCTGCAGGAAGGCGCATGGCAGCTCATGACCCTGCGGGAAGTCGCCATGATTACGGAATGCCTTCACATCGATCTTTCGGAGGTCTGGTCATTGCTCGCCCAGAAGCAGGGAGACGGGATGAACGAAGCGCCCCGCCCATAGGCCGGCGCGGCTGTCTTTGGCGGCTTTCTCCGCGATCGCGTAGGATGCCGATACCGGCGCGCCAGAAGGGAACACGGCCGCAAATGCCCCGCCCGACGATATGAGCGCCGTTCCGACATCGACCGTCATCTCATCGATCTCGGCTGCGCAGACGACGAACGTGGCGCCATCCTTGGCGTTGCCGACAGGCTGACAACCGATCGAACCCGTCGAGAACAGCGCTGCTATCGATGCGATCGAACGCATCCCGCAGTCGACCTCGTCACCATCAGAGGAACGAAAAGTCGTGCCGCGCAGACATGACTGAACCCCGAAAACCCTGTATTTCCGGCCTTTGTAAGCCCAGGTATCGCCCGTCTCAAAGCTTACGTTAGACGGAAATGAGATGGTCTTGTCCTGCGCAACGGCTGCGAACGCGACCAGCATGGCGATGGCCATCGAAAACTCAGTCCGCATTCTGGAACCCCATCGATCGTGAGAGAGATTGCGACGCTTCGAGGTCAGGCCTACGGCTGCGCCCATCCTGTGTTCGTCCAATGGACGCCAGTCCGAGAAACACCATGCTGTCGTCGTCATTGACCGTCTTGAAGGGCTCCCCGTCGCCACCAACGAGGACGAAGCATGACGCAGGGATCGCCTCGTTTTCAGCCGGGGTCAGCACCAGGGTCTTGCAGAGAATGACCTTGGCACGCCTGTTATAGACCGTCTCGGCGTAGTCGCGCGCCGCGTCGGTGCAACGCCATGTCTGCACGCGATTATAAACGACGTTTTCGGTTGGGCAGGCGGTCAGCCCACGCAAACTGATCCTTTGCCCCGCTATGCTTCGCTCGACCGGGCCGTCGATCTCGACACTCCCATTCAGCTTCTCGATCGACCTCGCCACCAGGTTTCCATCGGCGTCGAAACGCTCCAGCACGAATGCCTTCGTCCCCTGCTCCACAAATTGGCGGAGGTATTCCGGAGGCGGTTCCCCGTAGGGATTTTCGCCCTGCGCCATGGTGACTGTGGCGGCGTCTCCCGTGAGGGATATGAGGGCGAATCCGATTACTTTGAGTTGTTGTCGCATAGCAGCCATGCCATTTCCGAATTGACAGAGGAATCCCATACGAATTAACTATAGTTTACTATTCGATGCGACAACCCGGATAAACGAATTGAAAACCACCCTGATTTTTCTCCTCCTCTCGACGTCGGCTACGACCGCGCAAGCGTGCGGTTCTGTCGATAGCGACCGGGTGCTGGAACTGGTGCGGACCATCGCCACAGAGGAAGAACTGGACCCCGACCTGGCGCTCGCGGTGGTTGATGTCGAGAGTTCCGGCGGCAGGCACCA
Coding sequences:
- a CDS encoding thermonuclease family protein → MAIAMLVAFAAVAQDKTISFPSNVSFETGDTWAYKGRKYRVFGVQSCLRGTTFRSSDGDEVDCGMRSIASIAALFSTGSIGCQPVGNAKDGATFVVCAAEIDEMTVDVGTALISSGGAFAAVFPSGAPVSASYAIAEKAAKDSRAGLWAGRFVHPVSLLLGEQ